The following are encoded in a window of Caldicellulosiruptor danielii genomic DNA:
- a CDS encoding SPL family radical SAM protein, with protein sequence MTSSEKSFLAKHFSHVYVEKEVLSHPVTIKILENLRSSQIVKIDNYKEVFCRAGQNYSLQEKSKKLILAKKYREFLYPGPSICHNFGYDNFFYTSNILNCIYSCDYCFLKGMYSSANIVVFVNIENYFKEIDAILKNQSLYLSVSYETDLLALEKIVPFSSAWIEYAASKQNLTIEIRTKSANFKALEKLKPQDNVILAWTLSPQEIIEKFEHGTPSLSSRLSAIKKAIENGWKVRLCFDPILATEGWKTIYEKFLNQVFGELNREKIVDISVGVFRIPKDYLKRMKKAFANEITAFLYEELENVYTYPKELKEDMIATMISRLEDFLPSYKIFVV encoded by the coding sequence TTGACAAGCTCAGAAAAATCCTTCTTAGCTAAGCATTTTTCTCATGTTTATGTTGAAAAAGAGGTTCTTTCTCATCCTGTTACAATAAAGATTTTAGAGAACCTCCGAAGTTCTCAAATAGTTAAAATAGATAACTACAAAGAGGTTTTCTGCAGAGCAGGGCAAAATTACTCTCTTCAGGAAAAGAGCAAAAAACTGATACTTGCAAAAAAGTATAGAGAGTTTCTCTATCCCGGCCCTTCAATTTGCCACAACTTTGGGTATGATAATTTTTTTTATACAAGCAATATTTTAAACTGTATTTATAGCTGTGATTATTGTTTTTTAAAAGGAATGTACTCCTCTGCAAACATAGTTGTATTTGTGAACATTGAAAACTATTTTAAAGAGATTGATGCAATTTTGAAAAACCAATCTCTTTATCTTTCTGTATCATACGAAACAGACCTTTTAGCGCTTGAAAAAATTGTACCATTTTCTTCTGCATGGATTGAATACGCAGCTTCAAAGCAAAATTTGACAATTGAAATCAGAACAAAAAGTGCTAATTTCAAAGCCTTAGAAAAACTAAAACCTCAAGATAATGTAATCTTAGCATGGACACTGTCACCTCAAGAAATTATAGAAAAGTTTGAACATGGCACACCTTCTTTATCTTCACGACTTTCTGCAATTAAAAAAGCTATAGAAAATGGCTGGAAAGTAAGACTTTGTTTTGACCCAATTTTAGCAACTGAAGGCTGGAAAACAATCTATGAAAAGTTTCTGAATCAGGTTTTTGGAGAATTGAACCGTGAGAAGATTGTAGATATTTCAGTTGGAGTGTTTAGAATTCCAAAAGACTATCTAAAGAGAATGAAAAAAGCATTTGCAAATGAAATTACTGCATTTTTGTATGAAGAATTAGAAAACGTTTATACCTATCCAAAAGAGCTGAAGGAAGATATGATAGCCACGATGATTTCAAGGCTTGAGGATTTTTTGCCATCTTATAAAATTTTTGTGGTATAA
- a CDS encoding purine phosphorylase, translating to MIYIVTAFHAEAKALIEHFGLKKLYEPSKFQIFSGNDIILIESKEGIVKSSIATTFALTKFGAADKDIALNIGICGARENTFSKGDVILCNKIINHYSKRAFYPDILIKHSMKEASIESFMHPVKKDSLPLEIEGDIVDMEGAGFFEAASIFLPLHNVHCIKIVYDFLDFEKINPVEIENLIKQSIPHIESLINSLLKLNFEFCNNTPEIDNIPLLVNKLKNSLHLTTYMTNELESLLKDYIIRHKKLPDSIFEFFEVQINSKKEVKNYFDKLRKILLS from the coding sequence ATGATATACATTGTCACTGCTTTCCATGCAGAAGCAAAGGCTTTGATAGAACATTTTGGCCTGAAGAAATTATATGAACCTTCAAAATTTCAGATTTTCTCTGGCAATGATATTATCTTGATAGAGAGCAAAGAAGGAATTGTAAAGAGCAGTATTGCTACCACATTTGCCTTGACAAAGTTTGGAGCAGCTGATAAAGACATTGCGTTGAACATTGGAATTTGTGGTGCAAGGGAAAATACCTTTTCAAAAGGCGATGTTATCCTTTGCAACAAGATAATAAATCATTACTCAAAAAGGGCATTTTACCCAGATATTTTAATCAAGCATAGTATGAAAGAAGCATCAATCGAAAGTTTTATGCATCCTGTGAAAAAAGATAGCTTGCCACTTGAAATTGAAGGGGATATAGTTGACATGGAAGGTGCAGGATTTTTTGAAGCAGCCTCTATCTTTTTGCCCCTGCACAATGTTCACTGTATTAAGATTGTTTATGACTTTTTGGACTTTGAAAAAATAAATCCTGTTGAGATTGAAAATCTGATAAAGCAAAGTATTCCTCATATAGAAAGTCTAATAAACTCCCTCTTAAAACTAAATTTTGAATTTTGTAACAATACGCCTGAAATTGATAATATACCTCTACTTGTAAATAAACTAAAAAACAGTTTACATCTTACAACTTATATGACCAATGAGCTTGAAAGTTTGTTAAAAGACTATATAATAAGGCATAAAAAACTACCTGATTCTATCTTTGAATTTTTTGAAGTTCAAATAAACTCTAAAAAGGAGGTCAAAAATTACTTTGACAAGCTCAGAAAAATCCTTCTTAGCTAA
- a CDS encoding ABC transporter ATP-binding protein — protein sequence MTKLAKYLKPYVLLLFMAIFFVVVQAMSDLALPDYMSNIVNKGIQQGGIVNAVPEAIRKTQMDKLLLFVSDSNKERILNDYKLIDKSTEEYEKYLKKYPILKKEAVYVLKNNGKEEIDKLNLPMAKALLTVAGIEKAKANAKNGVIEFNGRQIPTNIDIFMLLSQLPKEQLIKIEDEINKKFSALGDSMVVQAAAAVIKDEYKKIGIDTAALQTRYILRIGLLMLLITLLSAFSTIMVAFFGSKVAAGVARDLRKDVFTKVENFSIAEFEKFSTASLITRTTNDIMQIQMLFLIMIRMVFYAPVMGVGGIFKALSKSHSMSWIIALAVGILICLIAVLYTVAMPKFKLMQKLIDRLNLVARENLSGIMVVRAFNSEEFEEKRFDDANKDLTRVGLFVNRTMAVMFPTMMLIMNGITLLIVWVGSHQIQNSSMQVGDMLAFMQYAIQIIFAFLMMSALFIMIPRASVSAERISEVLSTEPSVKDPENPKSFDESKKGMIEFRNVSFKYPGAEEYVLRNISFTILPGQTVGIIGRTGSGKSTLVNLILRFYDATEGQVLVDRVDVREVKQEDLRKRIGYVPQKSWLFSGTIKSNLKYGRDDATDEEIVEAAEIAQALEFINEKPDKFDTEIAQGGTNVSGGQKQRLSIARALVKKPEIYIFDESFSALDFRTELALRRKLREKLKDSTVIMVSQRVATMMHADQIIVLDDGELVGIGKHEELLQTCPTYREIALSQLPEEELLA from the coding sequence TTGACAAAACTGGCAAAATACTTGAAACCATATGTCCTCCTACTCTTTATGGCCATCTTTTTTGTAGTTGTTCAAGCTATGAGTGATTTAGCTTTGCCCGATTACATGTCAAACATAGTAAACAAAGGTATTCAGCAGGGTGGTATAGTGAATGCAGTGCCTGAAGCTATAAGAAAAACTCAGATGGACAAACTTTTGCTTTTTGTATCAGACAGTAACAAGGAAAGAATTTTAAATGACTACAAACTTATTGATAAGTCAACTGAAGAATACGAAAAGTATTTAAAGAAATACCCTATACTGAAAAAAGAAGCTGTATACGTTCTGAAAAATAATGGCAAAGAAGAGATAGACAAACTCAATCTACCTATGGCAAAAGCACTTTTGACAGTTGCAGGGATTGAAAAGGCAAAGGCAAACGCAAAAAATGGTGTGATTGAATTCAACGGAAGGCAGATACCGACAAATATAGACATCTTTATGCTACTTAGTCAGCTGCCAAAAGAACAGCTCATTAAAATTGAGGATGAAATAAACAAAAAGTTTTCTGCTTTGGGCGACAGCATGGTTGTGCAGGCAGCAGCTGCTGTCATAAAAGATGAGTACAAAAAGATTGGAATTGACACAGCAGCGCTTCAGACAAGGTATATACTTCGCATAGGGCTTTTGATGCTTTTGATAACACTTCTGAGTGCATTTTCAACCATTATGGTGGCATTCTTTGGCTCTAAAGTGGCAGCGGGTGTTGCAAGGGATTTGAGAAAAGATGTGTTTACAAAGGTTGAGAATTTCTCTATAGCTGAGTTTGAAAAATTTTCAACAGCTTCTTTGATAACAAGAACAACAAACGATATTATGCAAATACAGATGCTTTTTTTAATTATGATAAGAATGGTATTCTATGCGCCTGTGATGGGTGTTGGTGGTATATTTAAGGCATTGTCAAAAAGCCATTCTATGTCGTGGATTATTGCCTTAGCGGTTGGTATTTTGATTTGTCTTATTGCTGTTCTTTACACAGTGGCAATGCCAAAATTTAAACTTATGCAAAAGCTAATTGACAGGCTGAACCTTGTTGCAAGAGAAAACCTCTCTGGTATTATGGTTGTCAGAGCCTTTAACAGTGAAGAGTTTGAAGAAAAGCGATTTGACGATGCAAACAAAGATTTAACAAGGGTTGGTCTTTTTGTCAACAGAACAATGGCAGTTATGTTTCCGACCATGATGCTGATTATGAACGGAATTACACTTTTGATTGTATGGGTAGGTAGCCACCAAATCCAAAATTCAAGTATGCAGGTTGGAGACATGCTTGCCTTCATGCAGTACGCTATACAGATTATATTTGCATTTTTGATGATGTCTGCTCTGTTTATTATGATACCAAGAGCTTCTGTGTCTGCAGAGCGTATATCAGAGGTGCTATCAACAGAACCTTCTGTAAAAGACCCTGAAAATCCAAAAAGCTTTGATGAGAGCAAAAAAGGCATGATTGAGTTTAGAAATGTCTCTTTCAAGTACCCCGGTGCAGAGGAATATGTTTTAAGGAACATTAGCTTTACAATTTTACCCGGCCAGACAGTTGGCATTATTGGAAGAACAGGCTCAGGGAAGAGCACACTTGTAAATTTAATTTTGAGATTTTATGATGCAACAGAAGGTCAGGTCTTGGTTGATAGGGTAGATGTGAGAGAAGTTAAGCAAGAAGACTTGAGAAAGAGAATAGGGTATGTTCCACAGAAGAGCTGGCTTTTTAGTGGAACTATAAAATCTAATCTCAAATACGGCAGGGATGACGCAACAGACGAAGAGATTGTAGAGGCAGCAGAGATTGCACAGGCGCTTGAGTTTATCAATGAAAAGCCAGACAAGTTTGACACTGAGATTGCCCAAGGTGGGACAAATGTCTCAGGCGGACAAAAGCAAAGACTTTCTATTGCAAGAGCTCTTGTTAAAAAGCCTGAGATTTACATCTTTGATGAGAGCTTTTCAGCCCTTGACTTTAGAACAGAACTTGCTTTGAGAAGAAAACTCAGAGAAAAGCTGAAAGACAGCACAGTTATTATGGTTTCGCAAAGGGTTGCAACCATGATGCATGCTGACCAGATTATAGTATTAGATGACGGTGAGCTTGTTGGCATAGGGAAACATGAGGAGTTGCTGCAAACTTGTCCAACTTACAGAGAAATAGCGCTATCACAGCTGCCAGAGGAGGAGTTGCTGGCATGA
- a CDS encoding C69 family dipeptidase produces MFTNQRQGPPALLGMDILRLALERSKTAKEAVDNIIYFIERYGQGGKCGYTKNLKYHNSFLIADFENAWVLETAGIYWAFQKVKDVRSISNALSIRNDYDMKSKMIKREGIDFKKEFENQLITKFACGNFRQ; encoded by the coding sequence GTGTTTACAAATCAAAGACAAGGTCCACCAGCACTCCTCGGGATGGATATTCTGCGACTTGCACTTGAACGAAGCAAGACAGCAAAAGAAGCGGTTGACAACATTATTTACTTTATTGAAAGATATGGACAAGGTGGGAAATGTGGGTATACCAAGAATCTAAAGTACCACAACTCATTTTTGATTGCTGACTTTGAAAATGCATGGGTATTAGAAACAGCAGGCATTTATTGGGCTTTCCAAAAAGTTAAAGATGTAAGAAGCATTTCAAATGCGTTGAGCATAAGAAACGATTATGATATGAAAAGCAAGATGATAAAACGAGAAGGTATTGATTTTAAAAAAGAGTTTGAAAACCAACTTATAACTAAATTTGCATGTGGTAATTTTAGACAGTAG
- a CDS encoding RrF2 family transcriptional regulator, translated as MRLTQASDYALRIVLHLSKKKGMVIEADTISEEEKIPKRFLLKICRDLIKAGIIESARGKNGGYTLAKNPEDITMKDVILAVEGTMALNRCQIDPSACNKRATGYCAVHKVFCSVMDIVSKEFEKYNFAELAKMDGN; from the coding sequence ATGAGACTTACGCAAGCATCTGACTATGCGCTCAGAATAGTGCTTCACCTTTCAAAGAAAAAAGGAATGGTAATTGAGGCAGACACTATCTCAGAAGAAGAAAAGATTCCCAAAAGGTTTTTGTTGAAAATATGTAGAGATTTGATAAAGGCAGGGATTATAGAGTCCGCACGGGGCAAAAATGGGGGTTATACCCTTGCTAAAAATCCTGAAGACATAACTATGAAAGATGTGATACTGGCGGTAGAAGGTACCATGGCTTTGAACAGATGCCAGATAGACCCTTCTGCTTGCAATAAAAGAGCTACTGGGTATTGCGCTGTGCACAAGGTTTTCTGTTCGGTCATGGACATTGTGTCGAAGGAGTTTGAAAAGTATAACTTTGCTGAGCTTGCAAAGATGGATGGAAACTAA
- a CDS encoding MarR family winged helix-turn-helix transcriptional regulator, giving the protein MDDISKGLKIIELVKEIMKITKKIARHQFDQFDITAPQGMLLGQLIRHGKMKVSDLSRKMGLSNSTVSGIIDRLEKQGMVQRIRSQEDRRVVYVDVTPKFKDAFEKNFKDMEKRFEEILNRADEKEINTILNGLETLKKVLDRYVHK; this is encoded by the coding sequence ATGGATGATATAAGCAAAGGGCTTAAGATAATTGAGCTTGTGAAAGAAATAATGAAAATAACAAAGAAGATAGCAAGGCACCAGTTTGACCAATTTGACATCACAGCACCTCAGGGGATGCTTTTGGGGCAGCTAATTCGCCATGGAAAGATGAAAGTGAGCGATTTGAGCAGGAAAATGGGGCTATCAAACAGTACTGTCTCAGGAATAATTGACAGGCTTGAAAAGCAGGGGATGGTTCAAAGAATAAGAAGTCAAGAAGACAGAAGAGTTGTGTATGTTGATGTCACACCAAAGTTCAAAGATGCTTTTGAGAAAAATTTCAAGGATATGGAGAAGAGGTTTGAAGAAATACTCAATAGGGCAGACGAAAAAGAGATAAATACAATATTAAATGGCCTTGAAACCTTAAAAAAGGTTTTAGATAGGTATGTGCACAAATAG
- the cooS gene encoding anaerobic carbon-monoxide dehydrogenase catalytic subunit, translating to MEICTFCETADKRLGEFIKSKKDLETSFNRKPQQSVKCGFGLQGICCRLCANGPCRITPTQKRGVCGADADTIVARNFLRAVAAGAGCYLHVVENVANNLKKMAENQINMPFKGQKTLHALADKLGIHGQDDREIALQLAEKVISDLYKPRWQEMELVKYMAPAMRYKKWSELGILPGGAKSEVFDAVVKTSTNLSSDPVDMLMHVLRLGIATGLYGLALTNKLNDIIMGEPVLRSAPVGFRVIDPDYINIMPTGHQQSLFWALLKRLNDEDVKKMAQDAGAKGFRIIGCTCVGQDFQLRGEHAKDVYAGHVGNNFTSEAVLATGAIDLVVSEFNCTIPGLETVAERYMVRQICIDDVAKKANADLVQYTPEEAMKIADRILKEAVDSYKFRRGKVNIDIPYDHGYESSLTGVSEGSLKEFLGGSYKPLIDLIASGRVKGIAAIVGCSNLTSIGHDIFTVELTKELIKRDILVLSAGCTSGGLENCGLMSKGAEELAGDRLKEVCRELNIPPVLNFGPCLAIGRLEIVAAELAEILNVDIPQLPLVLSAPQWLEEQALADGAFGLALGLPLHLSIPPFITGSKLVTEILTEKLQDITGGRLIINNDVKSSADELEGIILQRRKDMGI from the coding sequence ATGGAGATTTGCACATTTTGTGAGACAGCTGATAAACGATTAGGTGAGTTTATAAAAAGTAAAAAAGATCTGGAGACTTCTTTTAACCGCAAACCACAGCAAAGTGTAAAATGCGGATTTGGTCTTCAAGGGATTTGCTGCAGGTTGTGTGCAAATGGACCGTGTAGGATTACGCCCACTCAAAAAAGAGGGGTTTGCGGAGCCGATGCAGATACAATTGTTGCGAGAAATTTTCTAAGAGCAGTTGCAGCAGGAGCTGGCTGTTACCTGCACGTGGTAGAGAATGTTGCTAATAATCTTAAAAAGATGGCTGAAAATCAAATAAATATGCCGTTTAAAGGTCAGAAGACACTCCATGCACTTGCAGATAAACTTGGTATCCATGGACAGGATGATAGAGAAATAGCTTTGCAACTTGCTGAAAAGGTAATATCTGACCTGTATAAACCCAGATGGCAGGAAATGGAATTGGTAAAGTACATGGCACCAGCTATGAGGTATAAAAAGTGGAGCGAACTGGGGATTTTACCTGGTGGTGCAAAATCAGAGGTATTTGATGCGGTAGTAAAAACAAGTACGAACCTTTCAAGTGACCCTGTCGATATGCTCATGCATGTTTTAAGACTGGGTATAGCCACAGGTCTTTATGGACTGGCACTTACAAACAAACTTAACGATATCATCATGGGAGAACCTGTGTTAAGGTCAGCGCCTGTTGGTTTCAGGGTAATAGACCCTGATTACATAAACATAATGCCTACAGGGCATCAGCAGTCACTTTTTTGGGCTTTGCTAAAAAGGTTGAATGATGAAGATGTAAAAAAGATGGCTCAAGACGCTGGTGCAAAGGGATTCAGAATAATAGGGTGTACATGTGTGGGCCAGGATTTTCAGTTAAGAGGTGAGCATGCAAAGGATGTGTATGCAGGCCATGTAGGTAATAATTTCACAAGTGAAGCTGTGCTGGCAACCGGAGCTATAGACCTTGTTGTATCTGAGTTCAATTGTACTATACCTGGTCTTGAAACAGTGGCTGAGAGGTATATGGTAAGACAAATTTGCATTGACGATGTGGCTAAAAAAGCTAACGCAGACCTTGTGCAATATACTCCTGAAGAAGCTATGAAGATTGCAGACAGGATTTTAAAAGAAGCTGTGGATAGCTACAAATTTAGAAGAGGCAAGGTAAACATAGACATACCTTATGACCACGGTTATGAGAGTTCACTGACGGGAGTAAGCGAAGGGTCTCTTAAAGAATTTTTAGGGGGAAGCTATAAACCTCTTATTGATCTTATAGCTTCGGGCAGAGTCAAAGGTATAGCAGCTATTGTTGGTTGTTCCAATCTTACCTCTATAGGCCATGATATTTTTACTGTAGAACTGACCAAAGAATTAATAAAACGAGATATACTGGTACTGTCTGCGGGGTGCACAAGTGGAGGACTTGAAAACTGTGGTCTTATGTCAAAGGGAGCTGAAGAGCTGGCAGGAGACAGATTAAAAGAGGTGTGCAGAGAGCTTAACATACCGCCTGTGCTAAACTTTGGTCCATGCCTTGCCATAGGCAGGCTTGAGATAGTAGCAGCAGAACTGGCAGAGATTCTCAATGTGGATATTCCACAGCTGCCTTTAGTACTTTCGGCACCTCAATGGTTGGAAGAACAGGCTCTGGCTGATGGTGCTTTTGGGCTGGCCCTGGGATTGCCTTTACATCTCTCAATCCCTCCTTTTATAACAGGAAGCAAGCTGGTGACAGAGATTTTGACCGAAAAATTGCAAGACATAACCGGAGGGAGGCTGATTATAAATAATGATGTAAAATCTTCTGCTGATGAGCTTGAAGGTATCATCCTTCAGCGCAGAAAAGATATGGGTATCTAA
- a CDS encoding transglutaminase-like domain-containing protein, giving the protein MDFLVCNIPEGIKREEKLGNFCLALRLIDRWLADERITEVQRKRLMYEKNRINRILESYPFDEETALKKAMELIDSFSREEFYHLLSEGYLDYIVVEGKRRFEERFVHNIAFTLPSYRERLKKDPVAQKARELLDKRLEELTQGGPPKRYRVRAKITVTIKDDADHFRVWLPFPKEELQVCDVKLVSISQRDYFLADNKVSQRTIYFEGKEKEYFVEFEYTINEWINKVDPEKVEENDLDEFLGEQPPHVVFTPYLKLLTNQVVAGENNPYLKAKRIFDWITKHVKYSYVRPYATYENIPQYVAENLKGDCGFQALLFITMCRIAGIPARWQSGWYINPLMASPHDWALFYAKPYGWLPADLSFGGARRENEKLRSFYFGNLDGFRMVANSDFMKDFVPKPNFLRFDPTDNQLGEAESSSGKVKIESKIEVISFEEI; this is encoded by the coding sequence ATGGATTTTCTTGTATGCAACATACCAGAAGGGATCAAGAGAGAAGAAAAGCTTGGCAATTTTTGTTTGGCTTTGAGATTGATAGACAGATGGTTGGCTGATGAAAGAATCACTGAGGTGCAAAGAAAACGTCTAATGTACGAGAAGAATAGAATAAACAGAATACTTGAAAGTTACCCTTTTGATGAAGAAACTGCTTTAAAGAAGGCAATGGAGCTAATTGATTCTTTTTCTCGAGAGGAATTTTATCACCTTTTGTCAGAAGGGTATCTTGATTACATAGTAGTTGAAGGAAAAAGAAGATTCGAAGAACGCTTTGTTCACAATATAGCTTTTACTCTTCCATCATACAGAGAAAGACTCAAGAAAGATCCTGTTGCACAGAAAGCAAGAGAATTGCTTGACAAGAGATTGGAAGAATTGACGCAAGGAGGCCCTCCCAAAAGATACCGAGTACGCGCAAAGATAACTGTTACTATCAAAGACGATGCAGATCATTTTCGTGTTTGGCTTCCGTTTCCGAAAGAAGAGCTTCAGGTTTGCGATGTAAAACTTGTTTCAATAAGCCAAAGAGACTATTTTCTTGCAGACAACAAGGTTTCACAGAGAACTATTTATTTTGAGGGCAAAGAAAAAGAATACTTTGTTGAGTTCGAATACACTATAAATGAGTGGATAAACAAGGTTGATCCAGAAAAGGTTGAAGAAAATGATTTGGACGAATTTCTTGGTGAACAGCCACCTCATGTGGTGTTCACACCATACCTGAAACTTTTAACCAACCAAGTAGTTGCTGGTGAGAACAATCCTTATTTAAAAGCTAAGAGAATCTTTGATTGGATTACAAAGCATGTTAAATATTCCTATGTTCGACCATACGCAACTTACGAGAACATACCACAATATGTTGCAGAAAACTTGAAAGGAGACTGTGGCTTTCAGGCTCTGCTTTTCATTACTATGTGCCGAATTGCTGGAATACCTGCACGATGGCAGTCTGGCTGGTACATAAATCCTCTTATGGCTTCTCCACACGACTGGGCACTGTTCTACGCCAAGCCTTATGGTTGGCTTCCGGCAGACCTTTCATTTGGTGGGGCAAGACGGGAGAACGAAAAACTTCGCAGTTTCTATTTTGGCAACTTAGATGGTTTTAGGATGGTTGCAAATTCAGATTTTATGAAAGATTTTGTGCCAAAACCAAATTTCCTGCGATTTGATCCTACAGATAATCAGCTTGGTGAGGCTGAATCCTCATCTGGGAAAGTTAAAATTGAAAGCAAGATTGAGGTAATCTCTTTTGAAGAAATCTGA
- a CDS encoding L-Ala-D/L-Glu epimerase encodes MSKIVNVKFNVKHYKYDKPFHITGSISSETRNVEVEVTLESGAKGYGEAAPSFRVNGEKVEMITALEAFVRDLLVGLDVRQYRKIFEITDKLFAVPSLKAAIQYAILDALGEETNIHVYQLLGGALKEIETDKTVGIDTIENRVSEAKKIFDSGFRVIKIKVGENLKEDIEAMLEIYKVTKGAKYIVDANMGYTPKQAVEFARQVYKAGIDIAVYEQPVVWSNVEGLKFVRFHVHFPVAADESAKTKFDVMRLIREEAVDYVNIKLMKSGISDALSIVELARSANLRLMIGCMSESSVGINQSVHFALGTGAFDFHDLDSHLMLQEPEFRGKFIQSGAKMIGY; translated from the coding sequence ATGAGCAAGATAGTGAATGTTAAGTTCAATGTCAAACACTACAAATATGACAAGCCTTTTCACATCACTGGAAGCATATCTTCTGAAACAAGGAATGTGGAAGTAGAAGTCACGCTTGAAAGTGGTGCCAAAGGCTATGGTGAAGCTGCGCCTTCGTTTAGAGTCAATGGGGAAAAGGTTGAAATGATCACTGCCCTTGAGGCTTTTGTGAGAGATTTACTGGTTGGACTTGATGTGCGGCAGTATCGAAAGATCTTTGAAATAACCGACAAGCTGTTTGCAGTGCCAAGTTTGAAGGCTGCTATTCAATATGCTATTTTGGATGCTTTAGGTGAAGAGACCAATATTCATGTCTACCAACTTCTTGGTGGTGCGTTGAAAGAGATTGAAACAGATAAAACAGTAGGAATAGACACAATTGAAAATAGGGTTAGCGAGGCAAAAAAGATCTTTGACTCGGGTTTTAGGGTCATAAAGATAAAGGTTGGAGAAAATTTGAAAGAGGATATTGAAGCAATGCTCGAGATTTACAAGGTGACTAAAGGTGCAAAATACATTGTGGATGCGAACATGGGGTACACACCAAAACAAGCTGTGGAATTTGCACGGCAGGTTTACAAAGCTGGAATAGACATAGCAGTGTATGAACAACCTGTTGTTTGGAGTAATGTTGAAGGGCTTAAATTTGTCAGATTTCATGTTCATTTTCCTGTTGCTGCCGATGAGTCTGCAAAGACAAAGTTTGATGTCATGAGATTGATACGTGAAGAAGCTGTTGATTATGTGAACATAAAGCTAATGAAATCTGGAATAAGCGATGCTCTCTCTATTGTCGAGCTTGCAAGGAGTGCTAACCTCAGGTTGATGATAGGATGTATGTCCGAATCAAGCGTGGGAATTAACCAGAGTGTTCACTTTGCCCTTGGAACAGGAGCATTTGACTTTCATGACCTTGACAGTCATCTGATGCTGCAAGAACCGGAGTTCAGAGGTAAATTTATTCAAAGTGGAGCTAAGATGATTGGGTATTAA